Proteins from one Haloarchaeobius litoreus genomic window:
- a CDS encoding alpha/beta hydrolase, with protein sequence MGYDRRSFLSAVGAAPVFLSVENVRGTPRDLRSISYGQTRTGEIDASDPSGYRGNYEPVTFEGEAGDEVTITMTSDDDPYLVLLDPNGDQVARNDDDWDLGDFDSRIEEHELGMSGEYTIVATSFDYDARFSYELTLERVGQGGGGGSDLRSISYGQTLSGEIDESDPDGYRGHYEPVTFEGDAGDVVTITMTSGDDPYLQLLDPNGTRVAHNDDHRDLDDWNARIERYELRESGEYTIVATSFSSYDTFPYELSLERVETGGGGGSGTDLRSIAYGQTRSGEIDWDDPTGYRGNYEPVTFEGEAGDEVTITMTSDGDPYLQLLDPSGDLVAENDDDWDLGDYDSRIEGHELAASGEYTIVATSFDSDASLTYELSLERVETGGGGGGGGGSDLRSISYGQTLSGEIDDGDPTGYRGDYEPVTFEGDAGDVVTITMTSDDDPYLQLLDPSGDLVAENDDDWDLGDFDSRIEDQELAESGEYTIVATSYSDDATFEYELTLERVERGGSGGGGGGSGLRSIAYGQTRTGRIDDGDPTGYRGHYEPVTFEGSAGDVVTITMTSDDDPYLILVDPNGEQVAYNDDDWDLGDYDSRIERYELETSGEYTIVATSFSDRDTFEYELSLERIAVGDGGGDTGGTTGETHQLDIRHPVADRGVSMVDVRVYHVSADPGYSGSDSVSASNVELITRTTTDDSGAAEFDGDAGGESIARDELDEYRSAYDGAILVTAVADDTGFLTPGTWFTSFLMEPATFFSQETVGRAYRLSDEMLLPARTTADMQGAVSIWRTVTADGSSRLRTEIARSDEPQFGAGAATVGAGTMSIEVPESVYVDYDDRRTLTPTGDDVRYDIASFAAAGTPDIPMFAGFGVDEYDAVTNAQVEANRENSETLEMIFGNIPVTGFFVSAYGIADFLSGEEEIVASLGDADDLGQNSHDTVTSVTWNTLPFTVAFDVPVEFESEDTTPQEFGFHGLWNRGPMTGGKNSFDFRFGLGPVTEDRDI encoded by the coding sequence ATGGGATACGATAGACGCAGCTTCCTGTCTGCGGTGGGGGCCGCACCGGTGTTCCTCTCGGTGGAGAACGTCCGAGGGACGCCCCGGGACCTGCGGTCGATATCGTACGGACAGACACGGACGGGAGAGATCGACGCGAGCGACCCCTCCGGCTACCGGGGGAACTACGAGCCGGTCACGTTCGAGGGCGAAGCCGGCGACGAGGTCACCATCACGATGACCAGCGACGACGACCCGTACCTCGTCCTGCTCGACCCCAACGGGGACCAGGTCGCGCGCAACGACGACGACTGGGACCTCGGAGACTTCGACTCGCGCATCGAGGAACACGAACTCGGGATGTCGGGCGAGTACACCATCGTGGCCACCAGCTTCGACTACGACGCGCGGTTTAGCTACGAACTGACGCTGGAGCGGGTCGGGCAGGGTGGCGGTGGCGGGAGCGACCTGCGGTCGATCTCGTACGGACAGACCCTGTCCGGGGAGATCGACGAAAGCGACCCCGACGGCTACCGAGGGCACTACGAGCCGGTGACGTTCGAGGGCGACGCCGGTGACGTCGTGACCATCACGATGACCAGCGGGGACGACCCGTACCTGCAACTGCTGGACCCGAACGGAACCCGGGTCGCACACAACGACGACCACCGCGACCTCGATGACTGGAACGCCCGCATCGAGCGGTACGAGCTCCGCGAGAGCGGCGAGTACACCATCGTCGCGACGAGCTTCAGCTCGTACGACACGTTCCCGTACGAGCTGTCGCTGGAGCGCGTCGAGACCGGTGGTGGCGGCGGTTCCGGGACCGACCTCCGTTCCATCGCATACGGACAGACCCGGAGCGGCGAGATCGACTGGGACGACCCGACGGGCTACCGGGGGAACTACGAGCCGGTCACGTTCGAGGGCGAGGCCGGCGACGAGGTCACCATCACGATGACCTCCGACGGCGACCCGTACCTGCAGCTGCTGGACCCAAGCGGCGACCTGGTCGCGGAGAACGACGACGACTGGGACCTCGGTGACTACGACTCGCGCATCGAGGGCCACGAGCTCGCGGCGTCTGGCGAGTACACCATCGTCGCCACCAGCTTCGACTCGGATGCATCGTTGACCTACGAGCTGTCGCTGGAGCGCGTCGAGACCGGTGGTGGCGGCGGTGGCGGCGGTGGGAGCGACCTGCGGTCGATCTCGTACGGACAGACCCTGTCCGGGGAGATCGACGACGGCGACCCGACGGGCTACCGGGGCGACTACGAGCCGGTCACGTTCGAGGGTGACGCTGGCGACGTCGTGACCATCACGATGACCAGCGACGACGACCCGTACCTGCAGCTGCTGGACCCAAGCGGCGACCTGGTCGCGGAGAACGACGACGACTGGGACCTCGGAGACTTCGACTCGCGCATCGAGGACCAAGAGCTCGCGGAGTCTGGCGAGTACACCATCGTCGCGACGAGCTACTCCGACGACGCCACGTTCGAGTACGAGTTGACGCTGGAGCGTGTCGAACGGGGCGGCAGTGGCGGTGGCGGCGGTGGGAGCGGCCTCCGGTCCATCGCCTACGGCCAGACCCGAACGGGCCGGATCGACGACGGCGACCCGACGGGCTACCGGGGACACTACGAGCCGGTGACGTTCGAGGGGTCGGCGGGCGACGTCGTGACCATCACGATGACCAGCGACGACGACCCCTACCTCATCCTCGTGGACCCCAACGGGGAGCAGGTCGCCTACAACGACGACGACTGGGACCTCGGTGACTACGACTCGCGCATCGAGCGATACGAGCTCGAGACGTCGGGCGAGTACACCATCGTCGCCACCAGCTTCTCCGACCGGGACACGTTCGAGTACGAGCTGTCGCTGGAACGGATAGCGGTGGGTGATGGCGGGGGCGACACCGGTGGAACGACCGGCGAAACCCACCAGCTCGACATTCGGCACCCGGTCGCCGACCGTGGGGTCAGTATGGTCGACGTCCGTGTCTACCACGTCTCCGCCGACCCGGGATACAGCGGTTCTGACTCTGTCTCCGCCTCGAACGTCGAACTGATCACCCGGACCACGACGGACGATTCCGGGGCGGCCGAGTTCGACGGAGACGCTGGCGGCGAATCGATCGCCCGTGACGAACTCGACGAGTACCGTTCGGCGTACGACGGTGCGATTCTGGTGACCGCAGTCGCGGACGATACGGGGTTCCTCACGCCCGGGACCTGGTTCACGTCCTTCCTGATGGAGCCAGCGACGTTCTTCTCGCAGGAGACCGTGGGACGTGCCTACCGTCTCTCCGACGAGATGCTGTTACCGGCCCGGACGACGGCTGACATGCAGGGCGCGGTGAGCATCTGGCGGACGGTCACTGCGGACGGTTCCTCCCGCCTTCGAACCGAAATCGCACGGTCTGACGAACCCCAGTTCGGTGCTGGGGCGGCGACCGTCGGTGCCGGGACGATGTCGATCGAGGTCCCGGAGTCGGTCTACGTCGACTACGACGACAGGCGGACGCTGACACCGACCGGCGACGATGTTCGGTACGACATCGCATCGTTCGCGGCTGCGGGGACACCCGACATCCCGATGTTCGCAGGATTCGGGGTGGACGAGTACGATGCGGTCACCAACGCTCAGGTCGAGGCCAACCGTGAGAACTCCGAGACGCTCGAGATGATATTCGGCAACATCCCGGTCACTGGCTTCTTCGTCAGTGCCTACGGTATCGCCGACTTCCTGTCGGGCGAGGAAGAGATCGTCGCGTCCCTGGGAGATGCTGACGACCTCGGGCAGAACTCACACGATACCGTGACGAGTGTGACGTGGAACACGCTTCCGTTCACGGTCGCGTTCGACGTACCCGTCGAGTTCGAGAGTGAGGATACTACCCCCCAGGAGTTCGGGTTCCATGGGCTCTGGAACCGTGGCCCGATGACGGGTGGAAAGAACAGCTTCGACTTCAGATTCGGCCTCGGTCCGGTGACCGAAGACCGGGACATCTGA
- a CDS encoding metal ABC transporter substrate-binding protein, giving the protein MRELTRRRVLAAGTGLAGLSAVAGCLGGLNTGDETETSGVQSSFFVFGAVAAAVAGDATDASVLVPVGQHGHGWEPGPRVRESIRDASLLVHGMSGFQPWVDDITTDLAADDAAVETVDASADVDLLPLGGDHDDGDHETEHGSEHHDEHTATDHHEGDHSTEHTGTEHHHEEDDATEHHDDEGHHDGHDHGGESDPHFWLDPLRVRTAVETVRERLVATDPANADVYDANATAYRERLDSLHADLESTVADASKGTLLVAGHDAFQYLGDRYGVEVEALTGMSPDSQPTARDIERAQEVIEHHDLQYICADPLESQRAAEQLVAETDATEVLPLTALPGLHDDWADRDWGYVDVVENVNRPTLERALEA; this is encoded by the coding sequence ATGCGAGAACTCACTCGACGGCGAGTGCTGGCGGCAGGAACCGGTCTGGCGGGGCTCAGCGCCGTCGCTGGCTGTCTCGGCGGTCTGAACACGGGCGACGAGACGGAGACGAGTGGCGTGCAGTCCTCGTTCTTCGTCTTCGGCGCGGTCGCGGCCGCGGTCGCCGGCGACGCCACGGACGCCTCCGTCCTCGTCCCGGTCGGCCAGCACGGTCACGGCTGGGAGCCCGGCCCCCGCGTCCGGGAGTCCATCCGCGACGCGTCGCTGCTGGTCCACGGAATGTCGGGGTTCCAGCCCTGGGTCGACGACATCACGACCGACCTGGCGGCCGACGACGCCGCGGTCGAGACGGTCGACGCGAGCGCGGACGTCGACCTGCTGCCGCTCGGCGGGGACCACGACGATGGCGACCACGAGACGGAGCACGGGAGCGAACACCACGACGAGCACACCGCCACCGACCACCACGAGGGGGACCACAGCACCGAGCATACCGGAACCGAACACCACCATGAGGAAGACGACGCCACCGAACATCACGACGACGAAGGGCACCACGACGGCCACGACCACGGCGGCGAGTCCGACCCGCACTTCTGGCTCGACCCGCTCCGGGTCCGGACGGCCGTCGAGACGGTCCGCGAGCGGCTCGTCGCGACCGACCCGGCGAACGCCGACGTCTACGACGCGAACGCGACGGCGTACCGGGAGCGGCTCGACTCGCTCCACGCGGACCTCGAATCCACCGTCGCCGACGCGTCGAAGGGGACGCTCCTCGTCGCCGGCCACGACGCGTTCCAGTACCTCGGCGACAGGTACGGCGTCGAGGTCGAGGCGCTCACCGGGATGTCGCCCGACTCCCAGCCGACGGCCCGGGACATCGAGCGGGCACAGGAGGTCATCGAACACCACGACCTGCAGTACATCTGTGCGGACCCGCTGGAGTCCCAGCGCGCCGCCGAGCAGCTCGTCGCGGAGACGGACGCGACCGAGGTCCTGCCGCTGACCGCGCTCCCCGGCCTGCACGACGACTGGGCCGACCGGGACTGGGGCTACGTCGACGTCGTCGAGAACGTGAACCGCCCGACGCTCGAACGGGCGCTGGAGGCCTGA
- a CDS encoding metal ABC transporter ATP-binding protein, with product MAVVEARDVTFGYGDTPVVEDVSLTVESGAFLGLVGPNGSGKTTLLELLVGLRRPDSGSVSLFGEPAHSFADGERVGYVAQDATHAGGRMPVTVREAVRMGRYPHRPFGRFSDDDRRAIESALDRVGIRDLVGRRVDRLSGGQRQRVAIARTLASEADLLALDEPTVGVDAESREAFYDLLAELNAFGLTVVLVEHDIGVVTTHASEIACLNRELFFHGDPDTFVETDALADAYGGDQHVLAHDHS from the coding sequence ATGGCGGTCGTCGAGGCCCGCGACGTCACGTTCGGCTACGGCGACACGCCCGTCGTCGAGGACGTCTCGCTCACCGTCGAGTCGGGGGCCTTCCTCGGACTGGTCGGCCCGAACGGCTCCGGGAAGACGACGCTGCTCGAACTGCTCGTCGGGCTGCGCCGACCCGACTCGGGCAGCGTCTCGCTGTTCGGCGAGCCGGCTCACTCGTTCGCCGACGGCGAGCGCGTCGGCTACGTCGCACAGGACGCGACCCACGCGGGCGGCCGGATGCCGGTGACGGTGCGAGAAGCGGTCCGGATGGGCCGGTACCCACACCGTCCGTTCGGCCGGTTCTCGGACGACGACAGGCGGGCCATCGAGTCAGCGCTCGACCGTGTCGGGATCCGCGACCTCGTCGGCCGTCGTGTCGACCGGCTCTCTGGCGGGCAGCGCCAGCGCGTCGCCATCGCACGCACCCTCGCGAGCGAGGCGGACCTGCTCGCGCTCGACGAGCCGACGGTCGGCGTCGACGCCGAGTCGCGCGAGGCGTTCTACGACCTGCTGGCCGAGCTGAACGCGTTCGGGCTGACGGTCGTCCTCGTCGAGCACGACATCGGCGTCGTGACGACCCACGCGAGCGAGATTGCCTGTCTCAACCGCGAGCTGTTCTTCCACGGCGACCCGGACACGTTCGTCGAGACGGACGCACTCGCGGACGCCTACGGCGGCGACCAGCACGTGCTCGCGCACGACCACTCATGA
- a CDS encoding metal ABC transporter permease, translated as MTGASMPVAGPPLLLGGLLDWFLDDVWGPVLDAVAGLTGVEMLGYPFMQRAYLAAVCIAVIGPLVGSFLVHREMAMIGDTLAHSAFAGVAVGLFVNATFALSVPPLLTALVVAVVAAVVVQLLVDRVGTYTDTSMAVVLTGAFALGSVLVTATDGGIAVGINAYLFGSLATVTRDSVGILLAMTLLVSAIVAVAYRPLLYATFDEVGARAAGLHVGRYNLLLVVLTAVVVVAAMQIMGVILVAAMLVIPVATAGSMRGFRRSVGAAILVGLVATVTGATLSYVYDVAAGGSIVLVAIAVYAAVGAGRALRSAVVVPSLSAGAGDGGAVEADGGDERD; from the coding sequence ATGACCGGAGCATCGATGCCCGTTGCCGGGCCGCCGCTCCTGCTGGGCGGGCTGCTCGACTGGTTCCTCGACGATGTCTGGGGACCCGTCCTCGACGCGGTCGCTGGACTCACCGGCGTCGAGATGCTCGGCTACCCGTTCATGCAGCGGGCGTACCTCGCGGCGGTCTGCATCGCCGTCATCGGCCCCCTCGTCGGGAGCTTCCTGGTCCACCGGGAAATGGCGATGATCGGCGACACGCTCGCACACTCGGCGTTCGCGGGCGTCGCCGTCGGCCTGTTCGTGAACGCGACGTTCGCCCTGTCGGTGCCGCCGCTGCTGACCGCGCTGGTGGTCGCCGTCGTCGCGGCGGTGGTCGTCCAGCTGCTCGTCGACCGCGTCGGCACCTACACCGACACCTCGATGGCGGTCGTGCTGACCGGTGCGTTCGCACTCGGCAGCGTGCTGGTGACGGCGACGGACGGCGGCATCGCCGTCGGCATCAACGCCTACCTGTTCGGCTCGCTGGCGACGGTGACGCGCGACAGCGTCGGTATCCTGCTCGCGATGACGCTGCTGGTGAGCGCGATCGTCGCCGTCGCCTACCGGCCGCTGCTCTACGCCACCTTCGACGAGGTCGGGGCCCGTGCGGCGGGCCTCCACGTCGGTCGGTACAACCTCCTGCTCGTCGTCCTGACGGCGGTCGTCGTCGTCGCCGCGATGCAGATCATGGGCGTGATACTGGTCGCCGCGATGCTCGTGATTCCGGTCGCGACCGCGGGTTCGATGCGCGGGTTCCGGCGGAGCGTCGGCGCAGCCATCCTCGTCGGACTGGTCGCCACCGTCACCGGCGCGACGCTCTCGTACGTCTACGACGTGGCGGCCGGGGGCTCCATCGTGCTCGTCGCCATCGCCGTCTACGCGGCGGTCGGTGCTGGCCGGGCGCTCCGGTCGGCGGTCGTCGTTCCCTCGCTGTCGGCGGGAGCAGGCGACGGCGGAGCGGTCGAGGCCGACGGTGGCGACGAGCGGGACTGA
- a CDS encoding AIM24 family protein: MDLDEFKTRNAPKEGGDVFQLENSKLLDVNVNGSVMAKAGSMIAYEGDISFEQKSSGGLTGMLKKKATGEGSTMMKASGNGQLFLADEGKNVQVIELDPGEEISVNGNDVLAFEDRVEWDIKTISSISGASAGGMFNVFLKGPGFVAITTHGDPLVLETPVRTDPQATVAWSGNVSPGSHRDMNLKSFIGKTSGETFQLDFGQPGGWVIVQPYEEVGPEQ, translated from the coding sequence ATGGACCTCGACGAATTCAAGACACGGAACGCACCGAAGGAAGGGGGAGACGTCTTCCAGCTGGAGAACTCGAAGCTGCTCGACGTGAACGTGAACGGCTCGGTCATGGCGAAGGCGGGCTCGATGATCGCCTACGAGGGCGACATCTCGTTCGAACAGAAATCGAGCGGTGGCCTGACGGGCATGCTCAAGAAGAAGGCGACGGGCGAGGGCTCGACGATGATGAAAGCCAGCGGGAACGGCCAGCTCTTCCTCGCCGACGAGGGCAAGAACGTCCAGGTCATCGAACTCGACCCCGGCGAGGAGATCAGCGTCAACGGCAACGACGTGCTCGCGTTCGAGGACCGCGTCGAATGGGACATCAAGACCATCAGCAGCATCAGCGGCGCGAGCGCCGGCGGGATGTTCAACGTCTTCCTCAAGGGCCCCGGCTTCGTCGCCATCACCACCCACGGCGACCCGCTCGTGCTGGAGACGCCGGTGCGGACGGACCCGCAGGCGACCGTCGCCTGGAGCGGGAACGTCTCGCCCGGCTCGCACCGTGACATGAACCTCAAGTCGTTCATTGGGAAGACCTCCGGCGAGACGTTCCAGCTCGACTTCGGCCAGCCCGGCGGCTGGGTCATCGTCCAGCCCTACGAGGAAGTCGGGCCGGAACAGTAG
- a CDS encoding SDR family oxidoreductase: MTGTDDSVEPPELTGDDVLRIDDADFDADRVALVTGAASGIGRATSLVLAANGLTVVATDVDEDGLADTRERGAELDFPGEIHPEPADLTDDEHLESVVEAAAGYGDLAYLANIAGMQHISPLEEFPMEVYDRMQDVMLRAPVYLSKLVLPHLRESGGGCVGNMASVHGHYVTADKVAYNVAKFGLRGLTQSIAAEGAGTARSFSVSTGYVKTPLVTDQIPDTAEQRGISVQEVVEDVMLGQARTKEMMEPVDVGNLFAFGFSKHAQHLNGGDLLFDGGMTLTYE, translated from the coding sequence ATGACAGGGACCGACGACAGCGTCGAGCCGCCTGAGCTGACCGGCGACGACGTCCTGCGAATCGACGACGCCGACTTCGACGCCGACCGCGTCGCGCTCGTGACGGGTGCGGCCTCGGGCATCGGCCGTGCCACGTCGCTGGTGCTGGCGGCGAACGGACTGACCGTCGTCGCGACGGACGTCGACGAGGACGGCCTCGCGGACACCCGCGAGCGCGGCGCGGAACTGGACTTCCCGGGCGAGATCCACCCCGAGCCCGCCGACCTCACCGACGACGAGCACCTCGAATCGGTCGTCGAGGCCGCCGCCGGCTACGGCGACCTCGCGTATCTCGCCAACATCGCCGGCATGCAGCACATCTCCCCGCTGGAGGAGTTCCCGATGGAGGTGTACGACCGGATGCAGGACGTGATGCTCCGGGCCCCGGTCTATCTCTCGAAGCTCGTCCTCCCCCATCTCCGGGAGAGCGGCGGCGGCTGCGTCGGCAACATGGCCTCTGTCCACGGTCACTACGTCACCGCCGACAAGGTGGCGTACAACGTCGCCAAGTTCGGGCTCCGGGGGCTCACGCAGTCGATTGCCGCCGAAGGAGCCGGAACCGCCCGGTCGTTCTCGGTCAGCACCGGCTACGTGAAGACGCCGCTCGTCACCGACCAGATACCCGATACCGCCGAGCAGCGCGGCATCTCCGTGCAGGAGGTCGTCGAGGACGTGATGCTCGGGCAGGCGAGGACGAAGGAGATGATGGAGCCCGTCGACGTCGGCAACCTGTTCGCGTTCGGCTTCTCGAAGCACGCCCAGCACCTCAACGGCGGCGACCTGCTGTTCGACGGCGGGATGACGCTGACGTACGAGTAA
- a CDS encoding histidine kinase N-terminal 7TM domain-containing protein, translating to MVGLAAAFHVSLLGLSALLTTWLAVVGWRNRGRPGATPFTGMMVVASVWSAGYAAGLLTPADQYGVRLFFEQLQWFGIVLAPVFVLLFFAEYTGFEELQRPAVVAGLCIVPAVTLVLVWTSQYHPLVWRDWTFRAVDGVTVATQQQGPWYRINLLYTYLLLGGGVALLLYTVRRSEQSFSAASAALIVGIGTPTVANLLSVLGYAIYEGHDMTPYAFSITGLAFAVAVFEHDLFERPPSILQLGRTSALGTLNDPVLITDGEGTVVTDNQAARDVLSVPSTWPDEERKSGLIGVAIGALLPERPAPGDEPALISIGDRQLEVSASPVEDGRGRSVGTAYLLHDVTEREHRLAELERRQDELERQRTELSELDAINQSIRSVLTSIVRAQSRPELLDGVTNRLATTPWYVHPTIRDETAMETSVEETDAGRMRAQVPIAFASVGYGTLTVESEREGVFDDHELTILEELCASVGMALNAIETRETLLSDSLVALTYQVPAAASVLARASAAHDCTLTVEGTVPVEDSGLLCYVDVEGCDDVEAVIATLTEADEVERARQVPNRDTVEVRLRGPSALGVVTARGARLGEASARDGQLTFVAETATGNAVRELTEALEAAVGPVTLRSKQERPPAAEDEVRAAAVEGLTDRQREAVVAAHNAGYFEWPRESTAEEIADAMDIASSTFHSHLRKSLSKVVAAHVNRNGDDPDG from the coding sequence ATGGTCGGGTTGGCTGCGGCGTTCCACGTCTCGTTGCTCGGACTCTCCGCGCTGCTGACGACGTGGCTCGCGGTCGTGGGCTGGCGGAACCGTGGCCGTCCCGGTGCGACGCCGTTCACCGGGATGATGGTGGTCGCGAGCGTCTGGAGCGCCGGCTACGCCGCCGGCCTGCTCACGCCCGCCGACCAGTACGGAGTCCGACTGTTCTTCGAGCAGCTCCAGTGGTTCGGTATCGTCCTCGCACCCGTCTTCGTCCTGCTGTTCTTCGCCGAGTACACCGGCTTCGAGGAGCTCCAGCGCCCGGCCGTCGTCGCGGGCCTGTGCATCGTCCCGGCGGTGACGCTGGTGCTCGTCTGGACGAGCCAGTACCACCCGCTCGTCTGGAGGGACTGGACGTTCCGCGCCGTCGACGGCGTGACCGTCGCCACCCAGCAACAGGGCCCCTGGTACCGCATCAACCTGCTCTACACCTACCTGCTGCTCGGCGGCGGTGTCGCGCTGCTCCTGTACACCGTCCGGCGCTCCGAGCAGTCGTTCTCCGCGGCGAGCGCCGCCCTCATCGTCGGCATCGGAACGCCGACCGTCGCGAACCTGCTCTCGGTGCTCGGCTACGCCATCTACGAGGGCCACGACATGACCCCGTACGCGTTCAGCATCACCGGCCTCGCGTTCGCCGTCGCCGTCTTCGAGCACGACCTGTTCGAACGCCCACCCTCCATCCTCCAGCTCGGGCGCACCTCCGCGCTCGGGACGCTCAACGACCCCGTCCTCATCACCGACGGCGAGGGGACCGTCGTCACCGACAACCAGGCAGCCCGCGACGTGCTCTCCGTGCCCTCGACCTGGCCCGACGAGGAACGCAAGAGCGGTCTCATCGGGGTCGCGATCGGTGCACTCCTCCCGGAACGGCCCGCTCCGGGCGACGAACCCGCGCTCATCTCCATCGGCGACCGCCAGCTGGAGGTGTCGGCCTCGCCGGTCGAGGACGGCCGGGGACGGTCGGTCGGCACCGCGTACCTGCTCCACGACGTGACCGAGCGGGAACACCGGCTCGCCGAGCTCGAACGCCGTCAGGACGAGCTCGAGCGCCAGCGCACCGAGCTGAGCGAGCTCGACGCCATCAACCAGTCCATCCGGAGCGTGCTCACGAGCATCGTCCGCGCGCAGTCGCGTCCCGAACTCCTCGACGGGGTCACCAACCGCCTCGCGACCACACCCTGGTACGTCCACCCGACCATCCGTGACGAGACCGCGATGGAGACGAGCGTCGAGGAGACCGACGCCGGTCGGATGCGGGCGCAGGTCCCGATCGCCTTCGCCTCCGTCGGCTACGGCACGCTCACCGTCGAGAGCGAGCGCGAGGGGGTGTTCGACGACCACGAGCTGACCATCCTCGAGGAGCTGTGTGCCAGCGTCGGGATGGCGCTGAACGCCATCGAGACACGCGAGACACTGCTCTCGGACAGCCTCGTCGCGCTCACCTACCAGGTGCCGGCGGCGGCGTCGGTCCTCGCCCGCGCCAGCGCCGCCCACGACTGTACGCTCACCGTCGAGGGGACCGTGCCGGTCGAGGACTCCGGGCTGCTGTGTTACGTCGACGTCGAGGGCTGCGACGACGTCGAGGCGGTCATCGCCACGCTCACCGAGGCCGACGAGGTCGAACGCGCCCGGCAGGTCCCGAACCGCGACACCGTCGAGGTCCGCCTCCGTGGCCCGTCCGCACTCGGTGTCGTGACCGCCCGCGGCGCACGGCTCGGCGAGGCCAGCGCCCGCGACGGTCAGCTGACGTTCGTCGCCGAGACCGCCACCGGGAACGCCGTCCGCGAGCTGACGGAGGCACTCGAAGCGGCTGTCGGGCCGGTGACGCTACGCTCGAAACAGGAGCGCCCACCAGCGGCCGAGGACGAGGTGCGGGCCGCCGCCGTCGAGGGGCTGACCGACCGCCAGCGGGAGGCCGTCGTCGCCGCCCACAACGCCGGCTACTTCGAGTGGCCCCGCGAGAGCACGGCGGAGGAGATTGCAGACGCGATGGACATCGCCTCCTCGACGTTCCACAGCCACCTCCGGAAGTCGCTCTCGAAGGTCGTCGCGGCACACGTGAACCGCAACGGCGACGACCCCGACGGCTGA
- a CDS encoding signal peptidase I: protein MVDKRRVLHVVGLLALLMVVVPFVVYAFPTAAGADHSFVVLSGSMEPEIAPGDVVIVDERSTESIEEGDVITFVRGEGDKPVTHRVVGVEERGDTTVFTTKGDANEDVDAQPIPAGNVIGEVTVTIPYIGHVIQFAQRPVGFVVLVLLPLGLLGLSEIWTVVRNQRDDGAGDDTGDETVATVATTSGATAAEPDDEAEVTLTATDLTLATGILLLVAPYTVYVALQLRNPVTFTAAFAAGFSFVGVAGLWLTARRGDTGQPAAPPDSSDDDGDDGGWDDDAFGFGDDTDWALAEADDAFDEGDDGFADEGKAAFPNDATTAGDGAAAASDPAPETSEHDDTSGDGTSADEEFFDDPTPETEPTDTGVFDDAAAGSEEVD, encoded by the coding sequence ATGGTGGACAAGCGACGCGTCCTGCACGTCGTCGGCCTGCTCGCGCTCCTCATGGTCGTCGTGCCGTTCGTCGTCTACGCCTTCCCGACGGCGGCCGGTGCGGACCACAGCTTCGTCGTGCTCTCGGGCAGCATGGAGCCCGAAATCGCTCCCGGCGACGTGGTCATCGTGGACGAACGCTCGACCGAGTCCATCGAGGAGGGCGACGTCATCACCTTCGTCAGGGGTGAGGGCGACAAGCCGGTGACCCATCGGGTCGTCGGCGTCGAGGAGCGCGGCGACACCACCGTGTTCACGACGAAAGGGGACGCGAACGAGGACGTCGACGCCCAGCCGATACCGGCGGGGAACGTCATCGGCGAGGTGACGGTCACCATCCCGTACATCGGCCACGTCATCCAGTTCGCCCAGCGACCGGTCGGCTTCGTCGTGCTCGTGCTCCTGCCGCTCGGGCTCCTCGGGCTCTCCGAGATCTGGACCGTCGTCCGCAACCAGCGCGACGACGGTGCAGGTGACGACACGGGCGACGAGACCGTCGCAACAGTCGCCACCACTTCCGGCGCGACCGCCGCCGAACCCGACGACGAGGCCGAGGTGACGCTGACGGCGACCGACCTCACGCTCGCGACCGGCATCCTCCTCCTGGTGGCGCCGTACACGGTGTACGTCGCCCTCCAGCTCCGGAACCCGGTGACCTTCACGGCCGCGTTCGCCGCCGGGTTCTCGTTCGTCGGCGTGGCCGGACTCTGGCTCACGGCCCGCCGCGGCGACACGGGGCAGCCGGCTGCACCGCCCGACTCGTCGGACGACGACGGAGACGACGGCGGCTGGGACGACGACGCGTTCGGGTTCGGCGACGACACCGACTGGGCACTCGCGGAGGCCGACGACGCGTTCGACGAGGGCGACGACGGTTTCGCTGACGAGGGCAAGGCCGCGTTCCCCAACGACGCCACGACGGCCGGTGACGGTGCAGCAGCGGCGAGCGACCCCGCACCGGAGACCAGCGAACACGACGACACGTCGGGCGACGGCACGTCGGCCGACGAGGAGTTCTTCGACGATCCGACACCCGAGACCGAGCCGACGGACACCGGCGTGTTCGACGACGCCGCTGCCGGCTCGGAGGAGGTGGACTGA